CACCACCCTGGTCAGCTTCCCCAAAGTGCTGTTCCGCCAACACCAGAAACGCGCGCGCTGGGTCAGCCCGGATCGCGGTATCAAAGCCCCCATCAAGGAACTGCAACCATGAACCTGATCCGTACCCAACAGCGCCCGGTGATGTGGGCCATCGACGTATTCCTGACCCTGCTGGCCTGGGCCGGGCTGATTATCTTGCTGGTGCGCGGACTGGTGCCGATGCTCGACAGCCACGGCGGCCCGCGGATCGATGCGCCGATTTTTGCGGCACTGGATACCTTGCAGATCTACCTGTGGATTGCCGTGTTCAACGCAGTGGTGCTGATCAGTTGGGCACGCTACCAGCAGCGACGTGGCAAGCACTTTGCCCAGCGGCGCTCGGCGGCCAAGGCCTTGAGCGACCAGCGCTTGAGCGACAGTTTCAGCCTGGGGGAAGGCGACCTGGAACAACTGCGTCGCCCGGGTGTGCTGGTGATTCATAACGACCAGGAGGGCGGTGTGCAGGAAGTGACGGCGCACGTGTCGCGGCATGTGGAGCGGCCGGGGCTGAAACGGGTGCCGGGGCAGGAGCGGGCCAAGGAAGTCGGTTAGCCTGGATGCCGAAATATGGGATCCAATTCACAAAACAACCGCGAACTTTTCTCATCTTTTGGCTACTAACCAGTCTTGATACCGGATTGATGGCCAAGTAGTAGCAACTGTAAGGGCCACGGTTAAAGGTGTATCAAACTGTTACCGCTTGTCGGAATAAAAATTCCAATTGCAAGCGATTAAGCGTTGCATGATTTATTTATTGTTAATAATCAGCAACTTATAGGCCTGCTAATCATAGTTTCCAACTAAGCCAGAATCTTGGCCCACCGGAAGTTCGATGTTAGTTTGCCGGCCCCCGCTTTTTCGACGGATCGAACATGTCTTTATTACTGCCACGGACTCGGCTGCTGCTGGGCGTTTGCCTGCTGACTTGCTTCGCACTCAATAGTGCGGTGGCGGCGCCTACGCCTGGCGATCAGGACCTGATCCGCGACCGGCAAAACCGTCTGCTGGAAGAACAGCGCCGGCGCCTTGAAGAACTCAAGGACCTGCCCGGTAAAGAAGCCAAACCCCAGGCGCCTGCGACCCCGGCCGACACCCGTTGCTTCCCGATCAAAGACATCGAGCTCAAGGGCGCCGACAGCCTGCCCGCGACGGATCGCGAGCGCCTGCTCAAGCCTTATATCGGCCAGTGCCTGGGCGTCTCCCAGCTCAATCAAGTGCTCAAGGCGATCACTGACTACTACATCGACAAAGGCATGGTCACCAGCCGTGCCTACCTGCCGCAGCAGGACCTTTCCACGGGCCACCTCCAGGTGTTGGTGGTGGAAGGCAAACTCGAAGGCCTGAAGGGTGCCGACGGCAGCAACCTGTCCCAACGCGAGCTGGCCATGGCGTTTCCCGGCAAGGTCGGCGAGCAGCTCAACCTGCGGGAAATCGAGCAGTTGGTGGACCAGTTGAACCGCTTGCCGTCCAAGCAGGCGCAAATGGAACTGACCCCCGGCAGCCAGGTGGGCGGCAGTGAAGTACAGGTCAAGAACGTCCCGCAAAAGCCCTGGCGCGCGAGCCTGTCGCGCAATAACGACGGGCAGAAAAGCACCGGCGAACAGCAATGGGGCGCGGGTCTTGAGTGGGACAGCCCCCTGGGCCTGGCCGACCAGTTGGTGTTGCGTGGCGGCCACGATGCCGTCAGCGACCACCAGAAAACCTCGAAAAACACCATGCTCTACTACAACGTGCCGTGGGGCTGGTGGAACTTCAGCTACACCTACAGCGAGAGTGATTACCGCACCTATGGCGTGACCAACGCCTTTAAATTCAAGCAGAACGGCGACAACGAGAACCACCAATTGCGCGCCGAGCGGGTGATCCATCGTGACGACGTGAGCAAGACCTCGGTGAACGTCGGCCTGTCGCACCTGCGCACCAACAACTACATCCTCGACATCCGCACCGAGCCCAGCAGTAACCGCCTCAGCGAACTGCAACTGGGCATCAATCACGGCCGACGCATCGGCAATGCTTTCGTCAACCTCGACCTGGGCATGCAGAACGGTATCGGCGCCTTCGACGCCCAAGCCGAAAACGAGCGCGATCAGTACGGCAATCGCTTGCCCAACGCGCGCTATCGCAAATACACCGCCACTGTCAGCTACTTGCAGCCGTTCACGC
This genomic window from Pseudomonas sp. Bout1 contains:
- the pgaD gene encoding poly-beta-1,6-N-acetyl-D-glucosamine biosynthesis protein PgaD, whose amino-acid sequence is MNLIRTQQRPVMWAIDVFLTLLAWAGLIILLVRGLVPMLDSHGGPRIDAPIFAALDTLQIYLWIAVFNAVVLISWARYQQRRGKHFAQRRSAAKALSDQRLSDSFSLGEGDLEQLRRPGVLVIHNDQEGGVQEVTAHVSRHVERPGLKRVPGQERAKEVG
- a CDS encoding ShlB/FhaC/HecB family hemolysin secretion/activation protein, which codes for MSLLLPRTRLLLGVCLLTCFALNSAVAAPTPGDQDLIRDRQNRLLEEQRRRLEELKDLPGKEAKPQAPATPADTRCFPIKDIELKGADSLPATDRERLLKPYIGQCLGVSQLNQVLKAITDYYIDKGMVTSRAYLPQQDLSTGHLQVLVVEGKLEGLKGADGSNLSQRELAMAFPGKVGEQLNLREIEQLVDQLNRLPSKQAQMELTPGSQVGGSEVQVKNVPQKPWRASLSRNNDGQKSTGEQQWGAGLEWDSPLGLADQLVLRGGHDAVSDHQKTSKNTMLYYNVPWGWWNFSYTYSESDYRTYGVTNAFKFKQNGDNENHQLRAERVIHRDDVSKTSVNVGLSHLRTNNYILDIRTEPSSNRLSELQLGINHGRRIGNAFVNLDLGMQNGIGAFDAQAENERDQYGNRLPNARYRKYTATVSYLQPFTLWGESFSFSSLATGQRSEDILFSPQRMSLGGSASVRGFKDQQLTGDSGGYWRNDVRWARPVTWDWMRPAFAEYGASVGYDQGVIRNDRYNDNLHGRVSSNSLELFARGKYVSTSVTFAHSLERPAVMSEREAPIYFRMDFFL